One genomic segment of Coffea arabica cultivar ET-39 chromosome 6e, Coffea Arabica ET-39 HiFi, whole genome shotgun sequence includes these proteins:
- the LOC113697303 gene encoding uncharacterized protein, which yields MAGSSSGSASEDFSVLVLASDLGIDGRPFLSQSDRENREEQWHDCQSYEQEDFSDLEALQFFRLESGSDKSGNRIFRIVGKHFPAPVISGERLKKYVFHKIATELPEGPYCIVYMHTTVQSDDNSPGLTILRWIYEELPSDHKDRLQVVYFIHPGLWSRLVFATLGRFFLSGGLYWKIKYVSRLQYLWDDIKKGELEIPEFVLQHDNVLETRPLTDYGIEPDPFHVTEISTMPYSFGRHRADLPSREYM from the exons ATGGCGGGCAGTTCATCAGGCTCAGCTTCGGAAGATTTCTCGGTGCTAGTTTTAGCTTCCGATTTAGGTATAGATGGTCGGCCGTTTTTGTCCCAATCGGACCGCGAAAATCGAGAAGAACAGTGGCATGATTGCCAATCTTATGAACAAGAAGACTTCTCCGATCTCGAAGCCCTTCAATTCTTCCGCCTTGAATCTGGCTCCGACAAATCCGGGAATCGTATCTTTCGTATCGTCGGAAAACACTTCCCTG CTCCTGTGATTAGTGGAGAACGGCTGAAGAAGTATGTATTCCACAAGATAGCAACTGAGCTGCCAGAAGGGCCTTATTGCATCGTTTACATGCATACTACAGTGCAAAGTGATGACAATTCACCTGGCCTCACCATCTTGAGGTGGATTTATGAAGAGCTACCCTCAGATCACAAGGACAGGCTTCAGGTTGTATACTTCATTCATCCTGGTCTGTGGTCAAGGCTTGTCTTTGCCACGCTGGGAAGGTTCTTCTTAAGTGGAGG ATTGTATTGGAAAATCAAATATGTAAGCCGCTTGCAGTATCTCTGGGATGACATAAAGAAAGGAGAACTGGAGATCCCCGAATTCGTTCTGCAACACGACAATGTGCTAGAGACTAGGCCTTTAACTGACTATGGAATTGAACCTGATCCTTTTCATGTAACTGAGATTTCGACTATGCCCTACTCATTTGGAAGACATCGGGCAGACTTGCCTTCTAGAGAATACATGTAG
- the LOC113695513 gene encoding L-galactono-1,4-lactone dehydrogenase, mitochondrial-like yields the protein MLRTLHLKRSLQSLLHHHPTTLKSPNTALLRHCSTASTPPPPPPPSPPPPLPSSATDAEIRKYLGYTLLVLGCGAATYYSFPFPEDAKHKKAQLFRYAALPEDLHTVSNWSGTHEVQTRTFLQPESLEQLEEIVKKAHEKKQKIRPVGSGLSPNGIGLTRSGMVNLALMDKILEVDKEKKRVRVQAGIRVQQLVDGIKDYGLTLQNFASIREQQVGGIVQVGAHGTGARLPPIDEQVISMKLVTPAKGTIEISKENDPELFYLARCGLGGLGVVAEVTLQCVERQELVEHTFVSNLKDIKKNHKKFLSENKHVKYLHIPYTDTVVVVTCNPVSKWKGPPKFKPQFSQEEAIQPFRDLYRESLREYRVGVNATATSSENEPDIDELSFTELRDKLLALDPLNKNHVIKINQAEAEFWRKSEGYRIGWSDEILGFDCGGQQWVSEICFPTGTLSKPSMSDLGYIEELTQLIERENVPAPAPIEQRWTACSKSFMSPAHSPVEDDIFSWVGIIMYLPTTDARQRKQITEEFFHYRHLTYKQLWDRYSAYEHWAKIEVPKDKEELAALQARLRKRFPVDEYNKARKELDPNRILSNNMLEKLFPSSDTV from the exons ATGCTTCGAACTCTTCATCTAAAACGCTCTCTCCAATCGCTCCTCCACCACCACCCGACCACCCTTAAATCCCCCAACACAGCCCTCCTCCGCCATTGCTCCACCGCTTccactcctcctcctcctccacctccATCACCACCTCCGCCACTGCCTTCCTCAGCCACTGATGCTGAAATCCGGAAGTACCTCGGCTACACGCTCCTCGTCCTCGGCTGCGGTGCCGCCACCTACTACTCCTTCCCATTTCCCGAGGACGCCAAGCACAAAAAAGCCCAACTCTTCCGGTACGCTGCGTTACCGGAAGACCTCCACACGGTCTCCAATTGGAGCGGGACCCACGAGGTCCAAACCCGGACATTCCTCCAGCCCGAATCGTTGGAGCAGCTGGAGGAGATTGTGAAGAAAGCCCATGAGAAGAAGCAGAAGATTCGGCCTGTAGGCTCGGGATTGTCTCCGAATGGGATCGGGTTGACCCGCTCAGGAATGGTGAATCTGGCATTGATGGATAAGATTTTGGAAGTGGataaggagaagaaaagagttaGAGTCCAAGCAGGGATAAGGGTTCAGCAGCTTGTTGACGGGATTAAAGATTACGGGCTTACTTTGCAGAATTTTGCATCAATCAGGGAACAGCAAGTTGGTGGTATTGTTCAG GTTGGTGCACATGGTACTGGTGCAAGGTTGCCTCCCATCGATGAGCAGGTTATCAGCATGAAATTGGTTACTCCTGCAAAGGGAACCattgaaatttcaaaagaaaatgatcCAGAGCTCTTTTATCTGGCACGTTGTGGACTTGGGGGCCTTGGAGTGGTTGCTGAAGTCACTCTTCAGTGTGTTGAGAGACAGGAGCTTGTAGAACACACATTTGTCTCTAATCTGAAAGATATCAAGAAAAATCACAA gaaaTTTTTATCAGAGAACAAGCATGTGAAGTACTTGCATATACCATACACGGACACGGTTGTAGTTGTGACTTGTAATCCTGTTTCTAAATGGAAAGGTCCACCGAAGTTCAAGCCTCAGTTTAGCCAGGAAGAAGCTATACAACCTTTTCGAGATCTCTACAGAGAGTCTCTAAGGGAGtacag AGTTGGAGTAAATGCCACTGCAACTTCAAGTGAAAATGAACCAGACATAGATGAGCTCTCCTTTACAGAACTTAGAGATAAATTACTGGCTTTAGATCCCCTCAACAAAAACCATGTCATAAAAATCAACCAAGCTGAGGCCGAGTTCTGGAGGAAGTCAGAGGGATACCGAATAGGCTGGAGTGACGAAATTTTGGGCTTTGATTGTGGTGGGCAGCAGTGGGTCTCAGAAATCTGTTTTCCCACAGGAACACTATCCAAACCTAGCATGAGTGACTTGGGATACATAGAAGAATTAACTCAACTCATAGAGAGGGAAAATGTACCTGCTCCTGCACCCATAGAGCAGCGATGGACAGCTTGCAGCAAAAGCTTCATGAGTCCTGCTCATAGTCCAGTGGAGGATGATATTTTCTCATGG GTTGGAATAATTATGTATCTTCCTACCACTGATGCTCGACAGAGAAAACAAATAACAGAAGAATTCTTCCACTACAGGCATCTTACATACAAACAATTATGGGATCGTTATTCTGCTTATGAACATTGGGCCAAGATTGAG GTGCCGAAGGACAAGGAAGAACTTGCAGCTTTGCAAGCAAGGCTAAGAAAGCGGTTTCCAGTGGATGAATACAATAAAGCACGGAAAGAGCTGGATCCTAACAGAATTCTTTCTAATAACATGCTGGAGAAGTTGTTTCCTTCATCGGACACGGTTTGA
- the LOC113694815 gene encoding pyrroline-5-carboxylate reductase: MASNNVAPIPLDTYNLGFIGAGKMAESIARGVVKSGVLPASRIRTAHHRPQRSSAFESFGVTVFEHNHQVIHDCDVVVLSVKPQIVKDVALELKPLLSEKQLLVSVVAGVKLKDLQEWAGHTRFIRVMPNTPAAIGQAASVISLGATATEEDGELVSRLFGAIGKVWRANEKLFDAITGLSGSGPAYIYLAIEALADGGVAAGLPRELALGLASQTVLGAASMAINGGKHPAQLKDDVASPGGTTIAGIHELEKAGFRGILMNAVVAAAKRGKELSPN, translated from the exons ATGGCGTCCAACAACGTGGCTCCGATTCCCCTCGACACCTACAATCTCGGCTTCATCGGTGCCGGCAAAATGGCGGAGAGCATAGCACGCGGTGTTGTCAAGTCGGGTGTTTTACCCGCTTCCAGGATCCGAACTGCTCATCACCGCCCCCAGCGCAGCTCAGCTTTCGAATCATTTGGGGTCACCGTTTTCGAGCACAATCATCAG GTAATTCATGACTGTGATGTGGTCGTACTTTCTGTGAAACCTCAAATTG TTAAGGATGTGGCACTGGAGTTAAAGCCACTTCTTTCTGAGAAGCAGCTTTTGGTTTCAGTAGTTGCAGGAGTTAAGTTGAAGGATCTTCAG GAATGGGCTGGCCATACCCGGTTTATAAGAGTAATGCCAAACACTCCAGCTGCCATTGGTCAGGCAGCATCTG TTATCAGCCTGGGTGCAACAGCCACAGAGGAGGATGGAGAGTTGGTATCTAGATTATTTGGAGCGATTGGTAAGGTGTGGAGAGCTAATGAGAAGCTTTTTGATGCTATAACTGGCCTTAG TGGAAGTGGACCAGCCTATATCTATTTAGCCATAGAAGCTTTAGCTGATGGAGGTGTTGCTGCAGGTCTACCTCGAGAACTAGCGCTTGGTTTAGCTTCTCAAACA GTACTAGGAGCAGCATCGATGGCTATTAATGGAGGGAAGCATCCTGCTCAGCTAAAAGATGATGTTGCGTCACCTGGTGGGACAACCATTGCTGGAATTCATGAGCTGGAGAAGGCTGGATTTCGTGGGATTTTGATGAATGCTGTTGTTGCTGCTGCAAAACGTGGAAAGGAACTTTCACCGAATTAG
- the LOC113695514 gene encoding protein CYSTEINE-RICH TRANSMEMBRANE MODULE 12: MDRTENQVPPGYPTENPTMGKKKKKRCWPQSKPKGERGFIEGCLFALCCCWICEMCF, encoded by the exons ATGGACAGGACAGAAAACCAGGTTCCTCCGG GTTATCCAACTGAGAATCCTACGatggggaagaagaagaagaagaggtgtTGGCCACAATCCAAACCAAAAGGAGAAAGGGGATTTATTGAAGGATG CCTGTTTGCCCTCTGTTGCTGCTGGATTTGTGAAATGTGCTTTTAA
- the LOC140009561 gene encoding pentatricopeptide repeat-containing protein At5g48910-like codes for MSMASLQLLHSTPPPISKTTYSPSRLDLCSTMAEIKQHHAQIIKLGLSSDNDTIGRVIKFCAISETKDLNYALKVFHTLPSPDPFIYNTIIRGYLQSNLPRNCITFYTKMLEDSVIPNNFTFPPLIRACCVDNAIQEGKQVHSHVIKYGFLSDGFAQNNLIHMYVNFNNLEDARRVFDKLVYKDDVSWTTLIDGYAQLGCLDEAYKVFESMPVDKRKNSAVSWNAMIAAYVQSSRFHEAFELFEKMRLENVKMDKFVAASMLSACIGLGALEQGKWIHRYIKESGIEVDSKLQTTVIDMYCKCGCLDEAFEVFKRLESKGISSWNCMIGGLAINGKGVAAIELLKEMEREKNLAPDYITFVNLLSACAHSGLVDEGKYYFRYMTEVYGIEPGMEHYGCMVDLLGRAGLLEEARKVIDEMPMRPDVGVLGALLGACKIHGNIELGEEIGKQVIELEPSNSGRYVLLANLYANAGRWEDVAYVRKLMNDRGVKKAPGCSAIELEGAVNEFIAGGRTHPEAKEIYAKVNEILDRLRSVGYVPVTDGVLHDISEEERENPLYYHSEKLAIAFGLLRAKPGETLRITKNLRVCKDCHQVSKLISKVYDREIVVRDRNRFHQFKGGECSCNDYW; via the coding sequence ATGTCCATGGCCTCGTTACAGCTCCTACATTCCACCCCACCTCCCATCTCCAAGACCACCTACTCCCCCTCCCGTCTAGACCTGTGCTCAACAATGGCCGAAATCAAGCAACACCATGCCCAAATCATCAAGTTAGGTCTCTCCTCAGACAACGACACCATAGGCCGTGTCATCAAATTTTGTGCCATTTCTGAAACCAAGGACTTGAACTATGCTCTCAAAGTTTTCCATACATTGCCTAGCCCAGATCCTTTCATATATAACACCATTATCAGAGGCTATTTGCAATCAAATTTGCCCAGAAACTGCATTACTTTTTATACAAAAATGTTGGAAGATTCAGTTATTCCCAACAACTTCACTTTCCCTCCTCTTATAAGAGCTTGTTGCGTAGATAATGCTATTCAAGAAGGCAAACAAGTTCACTCCCATGTCATTAAATATGGGTTTTTATCAGATGGTTTTGCGCAAAATAATTTGATTCATATGTATGTGAATTTCAACAACTTGGAGGATGCGAGAAGGGTGTTTGATAAATTGGTCTATAAGGATGATGTTTCTTGGACTACATTGATCGATGGATATGCTCAACTGGGCTGTCTTGATGAGGCTTACAAAGTTTTCGAGTCCATGCCAgttgataaaagaaaaaattctgcAGTTTCTTGGAATGCCATGATTGCAGCTTATGTTCAGAGCAGTAGATTTCACGAGGCATTTGAATTGTTTGAGAAGATGAGACTAGAGAATGTGAAGATGGACAAGTTTGTCGCTGCAAGTATGTTGTCAGCTTGTATTGGACTGGGCGCTTTAGAGCAAGGAAAATGGATACATAGGTACATAAAAGAGAGTGGGATTGAAGTTGACTCAAAATTGCAGACGACAGTTATTGATATGTATTGCAAATGTGGATGCTTGGATGAGGCTTTTGAGGTGTTCAAAAGGTTGGAAAGTAAAGGGATTTCTTCATGGAATTGTATGATTGGAGGACTGGCAATAAATGGTAAAGGTGTGGCAGCGATTGAGCTTTTGAAGGAGATGGAGAGGGAGAAGAATTTAGCTCCTGATTATATCACATTTGTCAACTTGTTAAGTGCTTGTGCTCATTCAGGGTTAGTTGATGAAGGAAAGTATTACTTTAGATATATGACAGAAGTTTATGGCATTGAACCGGGAATGGAACATTACGGATGCATGGTTGATTTGTTAGGAAGAGCGGGATTGCTGGAGGAAGCAAGAAAGGTTATAGATGAGATGCCAATGAGACCTGATGTCGGTGTACTAGGGGCTCTTCTGGGGGCTTGCAAAATCCATGGGAACATTGAGCTAGGAGAGGAAATTGGGAAGCAAGTAATAGAACTAGAGCCTAGCAATAGCGGGCGCTACGTGCTGCTAGCTAACCTATATGCCAATGCAGGCAGATGGGAAGATGTTGCTTATGTGAGAAAGTTGATGAACGACAGGGGAGTGAAAAAGGCTCCAGGCTGCTCTGCGATTGAATTGGAAGGCGCTGTCAACGAGTTTATTGCAGGAGGAAGGACTCATCCTGAAGCTAAAGAAATATATGCCAAGGTTAATGAAATATTGGATCGCTTAAGATCTGTAGGATATGTGCCCGTTACTGACGGAGTATTGCACGACATCAGCGAGGAAGAAAGGGAGAATCCCCTGTACTACCATAGCGAGAAACTGGCTATTGCTTTTGGTTTGTTAAGGGCCAAACCAGGGGAAACTCTTCGTATCACAAAGAATCTAAGAGTTTGTAAAGACTGTCACCAGGTTAGTAAGTTAATCTCAAAAGTTTATGACCGAGAAATAGTTGTTAGGGATAGAAATCGTTTCCATCAGTTTAAAGGAGGAGAGTGTTCGTGCAATGATTACTGGTAG